One window of Siniperca chuatsi isolate FFG_IHB_CAS linkage group LG15, ASM2008510v1, whole genome shotgun sequence genomic DNA carries:
- the ldah gene encoding lipid droplet-associated hydrolase isoform X2: protein MQTLHSMFGHRHPVWAVSHAGHCVPPDSMDMVEEAEGDVFGLNGQIEHKLAFLRRSVPRETSLVLVGHSIGCYIILEMMKRNPELKIIKAIMLFPTIERMAQTPQGKVMTPVLCHMRYVVYLPLFLLSLLPEGLKDSLIKLVFGGIRSLDHTVVQPSVGLLSGDCAVNAMYMGGQEMRKVVERDNITIKKNLEKLIFYYGATDHWCPVQYYHDIKQDFPHGDFRLCENGFRHAFVLDAGTEVAKMVVKWISADLRT from the exons ATGCAAACACTTCACAGTATGTTTGGACACCGCCACCCAGTGTGGGCTGTAAGCCATGCTGGCCACTGTGTACCTCCAGACTCCATGGACATGGTAGAAG AAGCCGAGGGTGATGTGTTTGGTCTAAACGGGCAGATTGAACACAAGCTGGCCTTTCTCAGGAGAAGTGTTCCCAGAGAAACCAGCCTGGTCCTGGTGGGACACTCCATTGGCTGCTACATTATTCTGGAGATGATGAAGAGAAATCCTGAACTCAAG ATTATAAAGGCCATCATGCTGTTTCCCACCATTGAGCGCATGGCTCAGACTCCTCAGGGGAAGGTCATGACCCCTGTGTTGTGTCACATGCGTTATGTGGTCTACCTGCCTCTCTTCCTGCTTTCTCTGCTGCCTGAGGGACTCAAAGACAGCCTAATCAAACTGGTGTTTGGTGGCATCCGCTCTCTGGACCATACTGTAGTCCAACCTAGTGTAGGTCTACTCAGTGGAGACTGTGCTG TGAATGCTATGTACATGGGGGGTCAGGAAATGAGGAAAGTTGTGGAAAGAGACAACATAACCATCAAGAAAAATCTTGAAAAG CTTATATTTTATTATGGAGCTACAGACCACTGGTGCCCTGTTCAGTATTATCATGACATTAAGCAGGACTTCCCACATGGAGATTTCAGACTGTGTGAAAACGGGTTCCGCCACGCCTTCGTCCTGGATGCAGGAACAGAA